The following proteins are co-located in the Chlorogloeopsis sp. ULAP01 genome:
- the panP gene encoding pyridoxal-dependent aspartate 1-decarboxylase PanP encodes MTSSSQEILNKNSLFESEPALHDDVAGQIMQMFTSFNQVNSLEQQIDAITENISQVFLSTIDSNSNIDLDFLLEKFSDSQIPIHPTNVESYLQYISNNVVAHSIHTSSPRFIGHMTSALPSFVRPLAKLMTAMNQNAVKIETAKALSFCEREALAMLHRQIYSFSDGFYDQHIQNNLSTLGILVSGGTVANITALWCARNAALGPKDGFLGVEQEGLAAALDVYGYTGAVIIGSDLMHYSFDKAADLMGLGIHSLIRIPTDCHNRVNLQLLRQTVTECRQQNLLIIAIVGVAGTTDSGGVDALEEIAEIAQAANTHFHVDAAWSGPLIFSEKYRYKLAGIEKADSVTIDGHKQLYLPMGIGMVFFRDPYLASAIEKQASYTMRKGSFDLGKRALEGSRPGMALLLHAGLKLIGLKGYEFLINEGIRKTQYMAACIDAMPEFELLAEPDTNLLLYRYIPEHLREVVAKKQITKIDNQIINKFNESLQKTQRQIGNSFISRTIKKNLNSGNEFPVVAMRAVLANPLTTEADILAVLHDQIQIAAKITI; translated from the coding sequence ATGACCTCCAGCAGCCAAGAAATACTCAACAAAAATTCCCTTTTTGAATCAGAACCAGCATTACATGATGATGTCGCCGGACAAATCATGCAAATGTTCACTTCATTCAATCAGGTCAACTCCCTTGAGCAACAAATAGACGCGATAACTGAAAATATTTCTCAAGTTTTTTTAAGTACTATAGACTCGAATAGCAACATTGATTTAGATTTTCTATTAGAAAAGTTTTCTGATAGTCAAATTCCCATTCACCCGACTAACGTTGAAAGCTATCTCCAATACATCAGTAACAATGTAGTTGCTCATTCTATCCATACATCTTCACCGCGATTTATCGGTCACATGACCTCCGCACTGCCTAGTTTTGTCCGCCCTTTAGCTAAACTCATGACGGCCATGAACCAAAACGCCGTCAAAATAGAGACAGCTAAAGCCCTGAGTTTTTGTGAACGTGAGGCTTTGGCGATGTTGCATCGGCAAATTTATAGTTTCTCGGACGGTTTCTACGATCAACACATTCAAAATAACCTCAGTACACTGGGCATTTTAGTTTCTGGCGGTACAGTGGCAAATATCACAGCACTTTGGTGTGCGCGGAATGCTGCATTAGGGCCAAAAGATGGGTTTCTGGGTGTCGAACAAGAAGGTTTAGCAGCTGCTTTAGATGTTTATGGTTACACAGGAGCAGTTATTATTGGCTCTGACTTAATGCACTACTCCTTTGATAAAGCTGCGGATTTGATGGGTCTCGGTATCCATAGTTTGATCAGAATCCCGACTGACTGTCATAATCGCGTTAACTTACAATTACTGCGCCAAACTGTTACGGAATGTCGTCAGCAAAACTTACTGATTATCGCCATTGTCGGGGTTGCTGGTACTACAGATTCTGGTGGAGTTGATGCTTTAGAAGAGATTGCAGAAATTGCCCAAGCAGCCAATACTCATTTTCATGTAGATGCTGCTTGGAGTGGGCCGCTAATTTTTTCGGAAAAATATCGCTATAAGCTGGCTGGGATAGAAAAAGCAGATTCAGTCACCATTGATGGACATAAACAACTGTATCTGCCAATGGGCATTGGTATGGTCTTTTTCCGCGATCCTTATTTAGCTTCTGCGATCGAAAAGCAAGCCAGTTATACCATGCGTAAAGGGTCATTTGATTTAGGAAAACGAGCTTTAGAAGGTTCTCGCCCAGGCATGGCTTTATTGTTACACGCCGGTTTAAAGCTAATTGGGCTGAAAGGATATGAGTTTTTAATTAATGAAGGAATCCGCAAAACTCAATACATGGCTGCTTGTATTGACGCGATGCCGGAATTTGAATTGTTAGCGGAACCAGATACGAATCTGCTACTTTATCGCTATATTCCAGAGCATTTAAGAGAAGTGGTAGCGAAAAAACAGATAACTAAAATTGACAATCAAATTATTAATAAATTCAATGAATCTTTGCAGAAGACTCAACGACAAATTGGCAATAGTTTTATTTCCAGAACCATCAAAAAAAATCTGAATTCGGGTAATGAATTTCCTGTAGTCGCCATGCGGGCTGTGCTGGCGAATCCTTTAACTACCGAAGCCGATATTCTGGCAGTTTTACACGACCAAATCCAAATCGCCGCCAAAATCACAATTTGA